One Desulfonatronum thiodismutans DNA segment encodes these proteins:
- a CDS encoding universal stress protein, translated as MKKKILLATTGSPASFGAARVAFEMARRYDAELLLFHVAGVPKKGFSYQEVSDVRSQEAVQVDEDYMAWVEEELKTTYAKQLEECKNSRIILANGLPHREILRAARSEDVDMIVMGAHSGDSSASYSKGYPGSTLQRVAKAAKCPVMTVHRESASYMGGFSHIVFATDFSKQSESAFKYALSMAKEYDCEMTLFHALDITSKVLAQSDIEDKLITLRKRLRDVYGPKMVDFKNFEVDVWEGNPYVEIVKIARERMADLIVLAHNTRELDPEQASMGSTLEQVILRANCPVVSVNRPDKV; from the coding sequence ATGAAGAAAAAGATTCTATTGGCGACAACAGGCTCCCCGGCCAGCTTCGGGGCCGCGCGGGTGGCCTTTGAGATGGCCAGGCGGTACGATGCGGAACTGCTGCTCTTTCACGTCGCCGGCGTACCCAAGAAAGGCTTTTCCTATCAGGAAGTCAGCGACGTCCGCTCCCAGGAAGCCGTTCAGGTCGACGAAGACTACATGGCCTGGGTCGAAGAGGAGCTGAAAACCACCTATGCCAAGCAGCTCGAGGAATGCAAAAACTCGCGAATCATCCTGGCCAATGGCCTGCCGCACCGGGAAATCCTCCGGGCGGCCCGCAGCGAGGATGTGGACATGATCGTCATGGGCGCACATTCCGGCGACTCCAGTGCTTCCTATTCCAAGGGCTACCCCGGCAGCACCCTGCAGCGCGTGGCCAAGGCCGCCAAGTGCCCGGTGATGACCGTGCACCGGGAATCCGCGTCGTATATGGGCGGCTTCTCCCATATCGTCTTTGCCACGGACTTCTCCAAGCAGTCCGAAAGCGCCTTCAAGTACGCCTTGTCCATGGCCAAGGAGTATGATTGCGAAATGACCCTGTTTCACGCCCTGGACATCACCAGCAAGGTCTTGGCCCAGAGCGATATCGAGGACAAACTGATCACGCTTCGCAAACGACTGCGTGACGTGTACGGACCTAAGATGGTCGATTTCAAGAATTTTGAAGTCGACGTCTGGGAAGGCAATCCCTACGTGGAAATCGTCAAGATAGCCCGCGAGCGCATGGCCGATTTGATTGTCCTGGCCCACAACACCAGAGAGCTGGACCCGGAACAGGCCAGCATGGGGTCGACCCTGGAACAGGTGATCCTGCGGGCCAACTGCCCGGTGGTCAGCGTAAACAGGCCGGACAAGGTCTAG
- the hmcF gene encoding sulfate respiration complex iron-sulfur protein HmcF, translating to MPEGILCNKQPIVTDEQLKLTLGDKSGKQYYAEMEQLDVDTDKLWSTIQNTMKSRLKTWLNICAKCGLCADSCFLYECNDRVPEQVPSYKIHATLGEIVKRKGKVDNAFMRKCMDIAWSWCTCCNRCGQFCPHGIDMGVMFSYLRGLLFSQGFVPWELKIGSGMHRVYKAQMDVTTEDWVDTCEWMADENSEEWPGLEIPIDKEDADIMYTINAREAKHYPEDIAEAAILFHVAGENWTMPSEGWEQTSLTLFAGDWEGCKQQVLHVYDAIERLRPKRVVGTECGHAHRATVIEGPYWAGREDGQPPRPYIHYVEWLAEMLRTGRIKIDPAKRIKEPVTLQDSCNYVRNQGLKNITREIMSYIVEPGYFVEMAPNKEYNYCCGGGGGFNGIGKYRPQRNIALLKKREQILATGCKLVVAPCHNCWDAIRDLEEEYPMGLRWSFLKPLVIKMMIVPDHLKPQDEEGEE from the coding sequence ATGCCCGAAGGAATTCTTTGCAACAAGCAGCCCATTGTCACCGACGAGCAGCTCAAGCTGACGCTCGGAGACAAGAGCGGCAAGCAATACTACGCGGAAATGGAACAACTGGACGTGGACACGGACAAGCTCTGGTCCACGATCCAAAACACCATGAAGTCCCGACTGAAAACATGGCTGAACATCTGCGCCAAATGCGGACTGTGCGCGGACAGTTGCTTTCTTTACGAATGCAACGACAGGGTTCCGGAGCAGGTTCCGTCCTACAAGATCCACGCTACACTGGGTGAAATCGTCAAGCGCAAGGGGAAAGTGGACAACGCCTTCATGCGCAAATGCATGGACATCGCCTGGAGCTGGTGTACCTGCTGCAACCGCTGCGGCCAGTTCTGCCCCCATGGCATCGACATGGGCGTGATGTTCTCCTACCTGCGCGGCCTGCTCTTCTCCCAAGGGTTCGTGCCCTGGGAACTGAAGATCGGCTCCGGGATGCACCGGGTTTACAAGGCCCAGATGGACGTGACCACCGAGGACTGGGTGGACACCTGCGAATGGATGGCGGACGAGAACTCCGAGGAGTGGCCCGGCCTGGAAATTCCCATTGACAAGGAAGACGCGGACATCATGTACACCATCAATGCCCGCGAAGCCAAACACTACCCGGAAGACATCGCCGAGGCGGCCATCCTGTTCCACGTGGCCGGCGAGAATTGGACCATGCCTTCCGAAGGCTGGGAGCAGACCTCACTGACTCTGTTCGCCGGCGACTGGGAAGGATGCAAGCAACAAGTTCTGCATGTTTATGACGCCATCGAACGACTGCGCCCCAAGCGGGTCGTGGGCACGGAATGCGGCCACGCCCACCGGGCCACGGTCATCGAAGGTCCCTACTGGGCTGGTCGGGAAGACGGCCAGCCGCCCAGGCCGTACATCCACTACGTGGAATGGCTGGCCGAGATGCTGCGCACCGGGCGGATCAAGATCGACCCGGCCAAACGGATCAAGGAACCGGTCACCCTGCAGGATTCCTGCAACTATGTCCGCAACCAGGGCCTGAAGAACATCACCCGGGAGATCATGAGCTATATCGTGGAGCCGGGGTATTTCGTGGAAATGGCCCCGAACAAGGAATACAACTACTGCTGTGGCGGCGGTGGAGGATTCAACGGCATCGGCAAATATCGCCCCCAACGAAACATTGCTCTGCTTAAAAAAAGGGAGCAGATTTTAGCCACAGGGTGCAAGCTTGTGGTTGCGCCCTGCCACAACTGCTGGGACGCCATCCGGGACCTGGAAGAAGAATATCCCATGGGCCTGCGCTGGTCCTTCCTCAAACCGTTGGTGATCAAGATGATGATCGTCCCGGATCACCTCAAGCCCCAGGACGAGGAAGGCGAAGAGTAA
- the hmcE gene encoding sulfate respiration complex protein HmcE produces the protein MYNFLTGPMVWITFLVVVVGLTYHVVTYIRGLDWRLDRVGYRPNMQYGLKGAARSIFFWLLPWGSHGWRAKPLFTLLFFSFHIGLLFTPIFLEAHNIMLKDSWGIRLPGISTGLADFLSWVVVIGGIFLILRRIAYPEVRILTSAYDYLLIVIAVSPFLTGLIARYNVGNYDFWLLIHIFTGHVWLLSLVFTRLNHVVLFFLTRAQLGMDYGIKRGGMKGTQMTW, from the coding sequence ATGTATAATTTCTTGACTGGACCCATGGTCTGGATCACGTTCCTGGTCGTGGTCGTTGGATTGACGTACCATGTGGTGACGTACATCCGCGGCCTGGACTGGCGGCTGGACCGTGTGGGCTATCGCCCAAACATGCAGTACGGCCTGAAAGGGGCCGCCAGGTCCATCTTTTTCTGGCTTTTGCCCTGGGGCTCCCACGGCTGGCGGGCCAAGCCGCTGTTCACCCTGCTCTTTTTCAGCTTCCACATCGGCTTGCTGTTTACTCCGATTTTTCTCGAAGCCCACAATATCATGCTCAAGGACAGCTGGGGCATTCGCCTGCCCGGGATTTCCACCGGCTTGGCCGACTTTCTGTCCTGGGTCGTGGTCATCGGCGGCATCTTCCTGATCCTGCGCCGCATCGCCTATCCTGAGGTCAGAATCCTCACCTCGGCCTATGACTACCTGCTGATCGTCATTGCCGTGTCCCCTTTCCTGACCGGCCTGATCGCCCGGTACAACGTGGGCAACTATGACTTCTGGCTGCTCATCCACATTTTTACCGGCCACGTCTGGCTGCTCAGCCTGGTCTTCACCAGACTGAACCATGTGGTCCTCTTCTTCCTGACCCGCGCGCAACTGGGCATGGACTACGGCATCAAGCGCGGCGGGATGAAAGGCACCCAGATGACCTGGTAG
- the hmcD gene encoding sulfate respiration complex protein HmcD, whose translation MEFNSMHEFFMHTKTMTYLLMGGILVGAVLWWQFLMGEKKPMDNPHRTGEGHDNGHGH comes from the coding sequence ATGGAATTCAACTCGATGCACGAGTTTTTCATGCATACCAAGACCATGACCTACCTGCTCATGGGCGGGATACTGGTCGGCGCCGTACTCTGGTGGCAGTTCCTGATGGGTGAGAAGAAACCCATGGACAACCCTCACCGGACTGGCGAGGGTCATGACAATGGTCATGGGCATTAG
- the hmcC gene encoding sulfate respiration complex protein HmcC, with protein MSTVTNDDFKSYLTPFNIVTGLIIIAGLIVTVIRFTGGLGAVTNLDDNYPWGIWISFDLLCGVALAAGGYTTAAACYVFGFKKFHSAVRPAVLTAFLGYALVVLALHYDVGRPWRLPYPIFVQQGTTSLLFEVGLCVFLYLTVLFMEFLPTLFEWTGWRKLRDALVKMTLVLVIFGVVLSTLHQSSLGALYTIAPSKLHPLWYSAYLPVFFFVSSIAAGLSMVIFEGSLSHKYLHRMMDSEYNKNHDDVVLGFAKGCSWVLFGYFALKMIGLTYDNNWSYLASGFGAWFLVEMLCFVALPAFLYAVGARDKNFALIKWTAILTVLGIVVNRFNVSLVAFNYHLPSEDKYFPAIMEIIISVFIVTVGVVAFKFISTRMPVFFEHPDYKGQH; from the coding sequence ATGAGCACCGTGACCAATGACGACTTCAAGTCGTATTTGACGCCATTCAATATCGTAACGGGTCTGATCATCATCGCGGGCCTGATCGTCACCGTGATCCGCTTCACCGGCGGGCTCGGGGCCGTGACCAATCTGGACGACAACTACCCCTGGGGCATCTGGATCAGCTTTGATCTGCTCTGCGGCGTCGCCCTGGCGGCCGGCGGCTACACCACCGCCGCGGCCTGCTATGTCTTCGGGTTCAAGAAATTCCATTCCGCGGTTCGCCCCGCCGTCCTGACCGCCTTCCTGGGCTACGCCCTGGTAGTCCTGGCCCTGCACTACGACGTCGGTCGCCCTTGGCGGCTGCCTTACCCGATCTTTGTTCAGCAGGGCACGACCTCGCTGCTCTTCGAAGTAGGTCTGTGCGTGTTCCTGTACCTGACGGTCCTGTTCATGGAGTTCCTGCCCACCCTGTTCGAATGGACCGGGTGGCGGAAGCTGCGGGACGCCCTGGTCAAAATGACCCTGGTGCTGGTCATTTTCGGCGTGGTCCTCTCAACGCTGCACCAGTCCTCTCTGGGCGCACTGTACACCATTGCCCCGTCCAAACTGCACCCCTTGTGGTACTCGGCCTATCTCCCGGTGTTCTTCTTCGTCTCCAGCATCGCGGCCGGGTTGTCCATGGTCATCTTTGAAGGCTCCTTGTCGCACAAGTATCTGCACCGGATGATGGACAGCGAGTACAACAAGAACCACGACGACGTTGTCCTCGGCTTTGCCAAGGGCTGCTCCTGGGTGCTGTTCGGCTACTTTGCCCTGAAGATGATCGGCCTGACCTATGACAACAATTGGAGCTACCTGGCCAGCGGGTTCGGTGCGTGGTTCCTGGTGGAAATGCTCTGCTTCGTGGCCCTGCCGGCCTTCCTGTACGCCGTGGGCGCGCGGGACAAGAACTTCGCCCTGATCAAGTGGACGGCGATCCTGACCGTCCTGGGCATCGTCGTGAACCGGTTCAACGTTTCCCTGGTCGCGTTCAACTACCACCTGCCCTCCGAGGACAAGTACTTCCCTGCCATCATGGAGATCATCATCTCCGTGTTCATCGTCACAGTGGGCGTGGTAGCGTTCAAGTTCATCTCCACCAGGATGCCCGTTTTCTTCGAGCACCCTGACTACAAAGGCCAACACTGA
- the hmcB gene encoding sulfate respiration complex iron-sulfur protein HmcB, with translation MKRRSFLGLMGAAGAGLAAPAVAPVTARAAAKDFRGYHDTPGVLFDGTRCIGCRKCELACNKVNSLPEPEVPFDNLEILNSRRRTDSATFTVVNKFDTPTGPVYRKNQCNHCLEPACASSCFVSAFQKNSDSAVDYDETVCVGCRYCMIACPFEIPTYEYHKAFTPRVMKCTLCGPQMRSGELRLPGCVQECPMEAMIYGPRNELLNLARRRFAAFPGRYVEQIYGEHEMGGTSWLYISGTPFSQVGLREDLGTKSAPELTAGALAAVPVVVGVWPVLLGGIYAINKRKEKIAAQEQQQAVSAALAKANAEAKETLAATLAKAEESANRRVDNEVKKAVKEALAKKEEELKAAEASATDEEEGK, from the coding sequence ATGAAACGCAGATCATTCCTCGGATTGATGGGCGCGGCCGGGGCCGGGCTGGCGGCTCCGGCCGTCGCTCCGGTAACCGCCCGAGCCGCGGCCAAGGACTTCAGAGGCTATCACGACACCCCGGGCGTGCTGTTCGACGGGACGCGGTGCATCGGCTGCCGCAAGTGCGAATTGGCCTGCAACAAGGTCAACAGCCTGCCTGAGCCTGAAGTGCCCTTCGACAACCTGGAAATCCTGAACAGCCGCAGGCGCACGGACTCGGCCACCTTCACAGTGGTCAACAAGTTCGACACGCCCACCGGCCCAGTGTACCGAAAAAATCAGTGCAATCACTGTCTGGAACCGGCCTGCGCGTCCTCGTGCTTTGTCAGCGCGTTCCAGAAGAATTCCGACAGCGCCGTGGACTACGACGAAACCGTCTGCGTCGGTTGCCGGTACTGCATGATCGCCTGCCCCTTTGAAATTCCAACCTACGAATACCACAAGGCCTTCACCCCCCGGGTGATGAAGTGCACGCTGTGCGGCCCGCAAATGCGCTCCGGCGAACTGCGGCTGCCCGGTTGCGTCCAGGAATGTCCCATGGAGGCCATGATATACGGCCCCCGCAACGAACTGCTCAATCTGGCCCGCCGCCGCTTTGCCGCCTTCCCGGGCCGCTACGTGGAGCAGATCTACGGCGAGCATGAGATGGGCGGGACCAGCTGGCTGTACATTTCCGGCACCCCTTTCTCTCAGGTTGGCCTGCGCGAGGACCTGGGCACCAAATCCGCACCGGAACTTACCGCCGGCGCCCTGGCCGCGGTTCCTGTTGTCGTAGGCGTCTGGCCGGTCTTGCTTGGCGGCATTTACGCCATTAACAAGCGCAAGGAAAAAATCGCGGCCCAGGAGCAGCAACAGGCCGTGTCCGCCGCCCTGGCCAAAGCCAATGCCGAGGCCAAGGAAACCCTCGCCGCGACTCTTGCCAAGGCGGAAGAGTCCGCCAACCGCCGCGTGGACAACGAAGTGAAAAAGGCCGTCAAGGAAGCTCTGGCCAAGAAAGAAGAAGAACTCAAAGCGGCTGAAGCGAGCGCAACGGACGAGGAGGAAGGCAAATGA
- the hmcA gene encoding sulfate respiration complex hexadecaheme cytochrome HmcA, with product MAYRKLVLGLSGCLFVLVCVLFLQADVMSMISSSGKDSGRADLIMIQAIAKQATKQAPPVQFLHDAHTEALAEQDKDCSSCHVKDEGGTISYKYMRLEDPAANRLKDLYHDNCTTCHAENAKARMDNPGPQIGECRKCHVEPATHTQTWISSGMDNMLHYIHWDSDLIAKDEGKDTNCGQCHHEYDEDKQELVYIQFAEEGCRSCHTAEPKEPVKSNLSEAFHGQCVTCHLENKEAQAERNGPLDCASCHGGPQRLEMQAKFAEKLEEMDGVLPRLPRNQPDAVLLAAKLPELPEDATRPTLMYPVPFNHELHEQATDACRDCHHETLKSSCTDCHTLQGSEQGGYITLERAMHAPDSKSSCVGCHNEMKQDPSCAGCHAAMPRGTEPPASSCALCHVNPDILAQRPAGQQSMDYADYTEMLIPAQTDGRQPAGEPVVVPEDKEGRAALALRLIDLRPKEALLIAEEDIPDVVKIDVLADEYQPAELPHRKIVMSMMEKMKDDSLATTFHATPVTMCQGCHHNSPLSKTPPSCQSCHDQRSQEGRLGRPGLLAAYHIQCMSCHTEMGLEEPAATDCTSCHKQKEN from the coding sequence ATGGCATACAGGAAACTAGTACTGGGCTTGTCCGGGTGCCTGTTCGTTTTGGTTTGCGTGCTTTTTCTACAGGCAGACGTGATGAGCATGATCAGCTCTTCCGGAAAGGATTCCGGCAGGGCCGATCTGATCATGATCCAGGCCATAGCCAAGCAGGCCACGAAGCAGGCCCCCCCTGTTCAGTTTTTACACGACGCGCATACCGAAGCCCTGGCTGAACAGGACAAGGACTGTTCGTCCTGCCACGTCAAGGACGAAGGCGGCACAATCTCCTACAAGTACATGCGCCTTGAAGACCCCGCCGCGAATCGGCTGAAGGATCTGTATCACGACAACTGTACGACCTGTCACGCTGAGAACGCAAAGGCCCGGATGGACAACCCCGGTCCCCAGATCGGCGAATGCCGCAAGTGCCACGTAGAGCCCGCGACCCACACCCAGACCTGGATTTCGAGCGGCATGGACAACATGCTGCACTACATCCACTGGGATTCGGACCTCATCGCCAAGGACGAGGGCAAGGACACCAACTGCGGCCAGTGTCACCACGAGTACGACGAGGACAAACAAGAACTCGTCTACATTCAGTTCGCCGAGGAAGGATGTCGTTCCTGCCACACGGCCGAACCCAAGGAACCCGTCAAGTCCAACCTCTCCGAGGCGTTCCACGGCCAGTGCGTGACCTGCCACCTGGAAAACAAGGAAGCCCAGGCCGAGCGCAACGGTCCCTTGGACTGCGCCTCCTGTCACGGCGGTCCGCAACGCCTGGAAATGCAGGCAAAATTCGCCGAAAAGCTGGAAGAGATGGACGGTGTTTTGCCCCGCCTGCCCCGCAACCAGCCCGATGCCGTGCTGCTGGCGGCCAAACTGCCCGAACTGCCCGAGGACGCCACCCGGCCCACCCTGATGTACCCCGTGCCCTTCAACCATGAACTGCACGAACAGGCCACGGACGCTTGCCGGGACTGCCACCACGAAACCCTGAAGAGTTCCTGTACGGATTGTCACACCCTGCAAGGTTCGGAGCAGGGCGGTTACATCACCCTGGAACGGGCCATGCACGCCCCGGACAGCAAGTCCAGTTGCGTAGGTTGCCACAATGAAATGAAGCAGGACCCCTCCTGCGCCGGCTGCCACGCAGCCATGCCTCGCGGCACGGAGCCTCCGGCTTCCAGCTGTGCCTTGTGCCACGTCAACCCGGACATCCTCGCCCAGCGCCCCGCCGGACAGCAGTCGATGGATTACGCGGACTACACGGAAATGCTCATTCCGGCCCAGACCGACGGCAGACAGCCTGCCGGGGAGCCGGTGGTCGTTCCCGAGGACAAGGAAGGCCGCGCCGCTCTGGCTCTGCGACTCATTGATCTGCGTCCCAAGGAAGCCTTGCTCATCGCTGAGGAAGACATCCCCGACGTCGTCAAGATCGACGTCCTGGCCGACGAATACCAGCCGGCGGAGTTGCCTCACCGCAAGATCGTCATGAGCATGATGGAGAAGATGAAAGATGACTCCCTGGCCACCACTTTCCACGCGACACCGGTGACCATGTGTCAGGGCTGTCACCACAATAGCCCCCTCTCCAAGACCCCGCCGAGCTGCCAATCCTGCCACGACCAGCGGTCCCAGGAAGGACGCCTTGGCCGACCGGGTCTTTTGGCCGCCTACCATATCCAGTGCATGTCCTGCCATACGGAGATGGGCCTGGAAGAGCCTGCGGCCACGGACTGCACCTCTTGCCACAAACAAAAAGAGAACTGA
- a CDS encoding SoxR reducing system RseC family protein produces MESDTVSETHRPCAERSGIVISRQGRMALVQVRESRGCAACTCTTSQARGQSTSTRTVTVVNIVDAEVGRHVRIVDSPRAAIAASAVLFGIPLLGVLCGALGMYWIAPLPSEDLNTLLGSAAGLALGAAAARATASLSFPGLNHAPQAVEILPDSTPPPLTDPSSSTPS; encoded by the coding sequence TTGGAAAGTGACACCGTCTCGGAAACGCATCGCCCCTGCGCGGAACGCTCCGGAATCGTCATTTCCCGCCAAGGTCGGATGGCCCTGGTTCAGGTGCGTGAATCTCGGGGTTGCGCCGCCTGCACCTGCACCACTTCCCAAGCCCGCGGCCAATCCACGTCAACGCGAACCGTAACCGTCGTCAACATCGTCGACGCCGAAGTTGGCCGACATGTCCGGATCGTCGACTCGCCCCGAGCCGCCATAGCAGCTTCCGCCGTGCTGTTCGGCATCCCCTTGCTGGGCGTGCTGTGCGGCGCTCTCGGCATGTATTGGATCGCACCGCTTCCTTCCGAGGATCTCAACACCTTGCTCGGCTCGGCGGCTGGACTGGCCCTCGGCGCTGCCGCGGCCCGGGCAACCGCGAGCCTGAGCTTTCCAGGCCTAAACCACGCCCCTCAAGCCGTCGAAATCCTCCCCGACTCCACGCCCCCCCCTCTGACAGATCCCTCCTCTTCCACCCCATCTTGA